A single window of Gossypium hirsutum isolate 1008001.06 chromosome A10, Gossypium_hirsutum_v2.1, whole genome shotgun sequence DNA harbors:
- the LOC107896095 gene encoding uncharacterized protein isoform X2, protein MGCGISRFDITKEGDASQLYTQLSLVHRPNDRAIIHSHLVSKKPLPNKREEHAKGEGIHNKKVNPEEKGIKQREKEEAFVDKQGFEDDVYDRDDDISYTRSPSFRVYCIPSQSDDGNNECDCNIEEIKDDQQRSSIGRGKTNGKGEEKKDFQDPYISKYIPLLMLAALRKKAFLVVHARTNTEMCFFFSII, encoded by the exons ATGGGTTGTGGAATTTCCAGATTCGACATCACCAAAGAGGGAGACGCCTCGCAGTTATACACTCAATTAAGCCTCGTTCATCGACCCAATGACCGTGCCATTATTCATAGTCACCTTGTTTCAAAGAAACCGTTACCCAACAAGAGGGAAGAGCATGCAAAAGGAGAAGGTATTCATAATAAGAAGGTGAATCCCGAGGAAAAAGGAATCAAACAAAGGGAAAAGGAAGAGGCCTTCGTTGATAAACAAGGTTTTGAGGATGATGTATATGATAGAGACGATGACATTTCATACACACGATCACCAAGTTTTAGGGTATACTGCATTCCATCTCAATCTGACGATGGTAATAATGAATGTGATTGTAATATAGAGGAAATAAAGGACGACCAACAG AGATCAAGTATAGGACGAGGGAAGACAAAtggcaaaggagaagaaaaaaaagattttcaAGATCCATATATTTCGAAATATATTCCACTCCTCATGTTAGCAGCATTGAGAAAAAAGGCTTTCTTGGTGGTACATGCTAGAACAAATACAGAGAtgtgttttttcttttctatcaTATAG
- the LOC107897300 gene encoding NAC domain-containing protein 83: MESQNFVANGGVKMPIGFRFHPTDEELVVHYLKRKALCLPLPASVIPEFDVFQTIPWSMPGDMKESKYFFSTRHDSFINNKCKRAAGSGYWKPIGKEKPILASGTNQVVGMRRAFIFCQRKCSNGTQTRWLLHQYRLVDSMPTLDSTQISRSEMCGPDWLVFRVFQRKRSRRGKKHEVVSHKSETSSAMNMPSCIDFTVEDSSVFGPPPQPTSPSSTEITEVSSHGLDQEESSAFITSYYSNGCMRNR; encoded by the exons ATGGAAAGTCAAAACTTTGTTGCGAATGGAGGGGTTAAGATGCCCATTGGCTTCAGATTCCATCCTACAGATGAAGAGCTTGTGGTTCATTACTTGAAGAGAAAGGCTTTGTGCCTTCCATTACCAGCTTCTGTCATTCCTGAGTTTGATGTTTTTCAGACTATTCCTTGGAGCATGCCAG GTGATATGAAAGAAAGCAAGTATTTCTTTAGCACCAGACATGACAGCTTCATTAACAACAAATGCAAGAGAGCAGCTGGTTCTGGTTACTGGAAGCCCATTGGCAAAGAGAAGCCAATTTTAGCTTCTGGAACGAATCAAGTAGTTGGGATGAGAAGAGCTTTTATTTTCTGTCAAAGGAAGTGTTCTAATGGGACTCAGACTCGGTGGCTCTTGCATCAATATCGCCTTGTTGACTCAATGCCAACTCTTGATTCAACTCAG ATATCCAGGAGTGAAATGTGTGGACCAGATTGGTTAGTTTTCCGAGTGTTTCAAAGGAAGAGAAGCAGAAGAGGTAAAAAACATGAAGTGGTTTCTCACAAAAGTGAGACCAGTAGTGCAATGAACATGCCTAGTTGTATTGATTTTACAGTGGAAGACAGCTCTGTGTTTGGTCCTCCTCCTCAACCTACTTCACCAAGTTCAACTGAAATCACTGAGGTTTCATCCCATGGACTAGATCAAGAAGAAAGCAGTGCTTTCATTACTAGTTACTATTCTAATGGTTGTATGAGGAACcggtaa
- the LOC107896095 gene encoding uncharacterized protein isoform X1: MGCGISRFDITKEGDASQLYTQLSLVHRPNDRAIIHSHLVSKKPLPNKREEHAKGEGIHNKKVNPEEKGIKQREKEEAFVDKQGFEDDVYDRDDDISYTRSPSFRVYCIPSQSDDGNNECDCNIEEIKDDQQVHVENDKKRSSIGRGKTNGKGEEKKDFQDPYISKYIPLLMLAALRKKAFLVVHARTNTEMCFFFSII, translated from the exons ATGGGTTGTGGAATTTCCAGATTCGACATCACCAAAGAGGGAGACGCCTCGCAGTTATACACTCAATTAAGCCTCGTTCATCGACCCAATGACCGTGCCATTATTCATAGTCACCTTGTTTCAAAGAAACCGTTACCCAACAAGAGGGAAGAGCATGCAAAAGGAGAAGGTATTCATAATAAGAAGGTGAATCCCGAGGAAAAAGGAATCAAACAAAGGGAAAAGGAAGAGGCCTTCGTTGATAAACAAGGTTTTGAGGATGATGTATATGATAGAGACGATGACATTTCATACACACGATCACCAAGTTTTAGGGTATACTGCATTCCATCTCAATCTGACGATGGTAATAATGAATGTGATTGTAATATAGAGGAAATAAAGGACGACCAACAGGTACATGTTGAAAATGACAAGAAG AGATCAAGTATAGGACGAGGGAAGACAAAtggcaaaggagaagaaaaaaaagattttcaAGATCCATATATTTCGAAATATATTCCACTCCTCATGTTAGCAGCATTGAGAAAAAAGGCTTTCTTGGTGGTACATGCTAGAACAAATACAGAGAtgtgttttttcttttctatcaTATAG
- the LOC107896095 gene encoding uncharacterized protein isoform X3, giving the protein MGCGISRFDITKEGDASQLYTQLSLVHRPNDRAIIHSHLVSKKPLPNKREEHAKGEGIHNKKVNPEEKGIKQREKEEAFVDKQGFEDDVYDRDDDISYTRSPSFRVYCIPSQSDDGNNECDCNIEEIKDDQQVHVENDKKRSSIGRGKTNGKGEEKKDFQDPYISKYIPLLMLAALRKKAFLVEQNGCPG; this is encoded by the exons ATGGGTTGTGGAATTTCCAGATTCGACATCACCAAAGAGGGAGACGCCTCGCAGTTATACACTCAATTAAGCCTCGTTCATCGACCCAATGACCGTGCCATTATTCATAGTCACCTTGTTTCAAAGAAACCGTTACCCAACAAGAGGGAAGAGCATGCAAAAGGAGAAGGTATTCATAATAAGAAGGTGAATCCCGAGGAAAAAGGAATCAAACAAAGGGAAAAGGAAGAGGCCTTCGTTGATAAACAAGGTTTTGAGGATGATGTATATGATAGAGACGATGACATTTCATACACACGATCACCAAGTTTTAGGGTATACTGCATTCCATCTCAATCTGACGATGGTAATAATGAATGTGATTGTAATATAGAGGAAATAAAGGACGACCAACAGGTACATGTTGAAAATGACAAGAAG AGATCAAGTATAGGACGAGGGAAGACAAAtggcaaaggagaagaaaaaaaagattttcaAGATCCATATATTTCGAAATATATTCCACTCCTCATGTTAGCAGCATTGAGAAAAAAGGCTTTCTTGGTG GAACAGAATGGTTGTCCAGGTTAG